The Fusobacterium polymorphum genome segment TATTGTAGCAGGTGCAGTTTTTATATTTTGAACAATTTCTTTTTTTACTACTTTAAGTTCAAAAGGAATTTTTTGTTCTCTCAAACAAGCCTTCATAAATAATGTTATTGCTGTTGACATATCTAAACCTAGTTCTTCACAAAAAGCATAAAAATTTTCAGCTGTTTTTTCATCTGTATTAATTGTTAATGTAGCCATAAAAATTCCTCCTATTTTTTCATATCCTAATTATATAATAATAGTAGGTACTTAGCAATATTTTATTTGTCTTTACTTTGCCAATTCATAACTAATATCTATCAACTTATAAATTTCCTTCAGTTCAACTGTTCCATCAAGACAAATTGTACACCAATATTTTTTATTCATATGATAGGCTGGAAAGTATTTCTTATAATCTATGAGTTTTTCAATTTCTTCTGGACTATTATGAAGATTAATTACTTCAATAATTTCGTCACTATCTAAGTTAAGTTTTCTTTTAGATATAGTCAGTATTACTGCATACCATTTATTACTAGATTTTCTACGAACAACTCCATTTTTAGGAGATTTTTCCCATAGAAATTCCAATTCATCTCTATATTTATTCTTAATATAAGCTACAATTTCTTTTGTGTAATTAGCTTTAAATATCTCATCTTCAAAACACTCTTTCTGTATTTTTTCTAAAATTTGGCTGTATGCTTTATAGACTTTTTCACTATAACCACTTCTTTTCATTTCTAAAAGATGTAAAACATAAGGTTCATTAGTTTCTGTATCAATAATTTCAGTAAAAATTGAATTATCTAAATTAATTTTAATAGTCATCTTAAATTGATTTTTTAATAAAGAAGTATCATAATAATAAGAATTATCTTTTAATTTAAAACCAAATTCTTCAAGCTTTTTCAAATCTATTTTTTTATCTTTAATAAAATCTTTTAGTTCTCTCATAGAATTTCCTCCATTTCAATTATATCATTTTGTATTGAAAATTTTACTATTTTATGAAATTTTGATAGAATATTTATATAAAAAAATTAAAAAGGTGATATTATGTTTTTCTTCAAGAAAAAAGAAAATTTATTTGTAGATATATTAGATTTAAAAGTAGATTGTAGTGAAATTATAAATATAAAAGAAGCAAAACTTGTTTATGTAAATGGTAAAGGTAAACTTACTGTTGAAAGGGGAAAATCTAGGCATCCTGATTGGGAAGCACCTTCTAAAATAAAGTTAAATGATATTCCATTGATACAAGCAAAAATTCCTGATTGTTCTACTTGTTCTTCTTTACTTGCAACTGGTTATGGTATAGAAAATGCTAATTGTAAAGAATTATTAGAAATACAAGAAAAAATTAATTCTGACTATGTAAATTTAGAAACTTCTATAAATAATATGAAACCTTTATTAACTTTATTAGAAAGTGGATTTTATTTAATTGCTGACGCTATTTGCTATCCAACTGATGGTGAAAATTTCTTTTGGAATGTTCCAAATAATTTAAAAGAATTTTTATCAGCAGGTCCTGTATATTTAGGAGAAGGGACATATGTATTTGACCAACCTGTTTATTTATATCCTACTCAAACTACTGATTCTTATAATAAAAATAGAGTTGACTATTATATTGAAAAATTTAAAAATTCAACTTATAACAAACCAAGGGCAATAGTTTATAATTTTGAAGAATTTATAAATTTCATAATTGATGGGCATCATAAAGCTTGTGCTTCTACATTACTAAAAGAACCTGTAAGTTGCATATTAATTATTCCAGGTAAGATTTATGAAGATTATTATAAGAATACTTATTTAAATTTTTCAAGAATATTAATAGATTATAAAAATATTCCCAAGGAATATACTCGATACATAAAAAAAGAAAAATTTTCTCCCAGTCAAGAAAAAATTGAAATTAAAGATGGAATAGTTAATAATAGAGAATGGGAAAAAGAATATATAAACTCAGCTAAACACTATCTTTCAATTATTGATTATGCTAATGTCATAGATATAATGCAAGATAATGAAATAGAAGTAAATGATATTTTTATAAAGAATTGTTTGGAAAATTTTGATAAAGATAGTCAAGTAAAAATGAAAGAGTTACTTTATTTATTAAAATTTACTGATATAAAGAAAGCACAAGAGATTGCTTTAAAGTATGCTAAAAAAACTTTAAGAGAGGAAGAAATTGATAAAGAATTAAAGCAATTAGTATATAGAATTTTATTAAGTGACAAAAATAATGAAGAAGTTGAGAATATTTTTATTAACTATATAGTTTATTATTCTGATAATAAAGAAGACCCTGTACTTAATATCATAAATTCATATTGGGAGGAAACTAATGGATAAAGTTTTAAAAGAAAAAATAATAAATAATACTTTTGAGGGAATAAATAAAATAATTGAAAGTCAATATAAGGATCATCCAAATGAAAGTTCATATTCTATTTGTAGAATACAAGAAGGCTACAATGATTATCTGAAAATTACTTTTATAAAAGGAAAAATTAATTATTTTAGGAATGATTTTGATTGGGATACTACCCCTAATTTAAAAATAACTTGTGAAGAATTAAGAGAAGTTAAAAGAGATGATTTTGTTGAAGAAATAGTTCCGGAAATAAAATCTAAATTTGAAGAAATATTCTTTAAATATAAGGATA includes the following:
- a CDS encoding MmcQ/YjbR family DNA-binding protein, whose translation is MRELKDFIKDKKIDLKKLEEFGFKLKDNSYYYDTSLLKNQFKMTIKINLDNSIFTEIIDTETNEPYVLHLLEMKRSGYSEKVYKAYSQILEKIQKECFEDEIFKANYTKEIVAYIKNKYRDELEFLWEKSPKNGVVRRKSSNKWYAVILTISKRKLNLDSDEIIEVINLHNSPEEIEKLIDYKKYFPAYHMNKKYWCTICLDGTVELKEIYKLIDISYELAK
- a CDS encoding type II toxin-antitoxin system RelB/DinJ family antitoxin produces the protein MATLTINTDEKTAENFYAFCEELGLDMSTAITLFMKACLREQKIPFELKVVKKEIVQNIKTAPATIEELLENYDI